The following proteins are co-located in the Triticum aestivum cultivar Chinese Spring chromosome 1A, IWGSC CS RefSeq v2.1, whole genome shotgun sequence genome:
- the LOC123185691 gene encoding protein phosphatase 1 regulatory inhibitor subunit PPP1R8 homolog: MYRGGLDRFKKAQALEPFSVQQSGSGTKSVPTAVKVQPAPLVPPQSSHLGPSQSQHASQSAGSSMAGQEAAGAPRPAGTQFGGGQSTWQPPDWAIEPRPGVYYLEVMKDGNAIDRINLDKKRHIFGRQVPACEIVLDHQSVSRQHAAVVPHKNGSIYVIDLGSVHGTFVANERLTKDSPVELEVGQSLRFAASTRAYVLRKNTAAFFPTQSLPSDVSLPSPPDSDDEDAVVAYNTILNRYGVSKSEVPLKRKSSSGDASASAVNDDNQAVGRPSKRSKRRRVSFRDQVGGELIQVVGISDGADVETEPGPVGVKEGSLVGKYESLVQVTVIPKGKEQTSSKDSASHSGVTDKLQQMLNKVKSTSRGGMYDDLYGDSVPAKLGSSWAYKSDGQPEQVKVVDEKKSSRDVGANPADDSDDDLFGD; the protein is encoded by the exons ATGTACCGTGGTGGGCTTGATCGCTTCAAGAAAGCTCAGGCCTTGGAGCCGTTCTCAGTGCAGCAGTCTGGTTCTGGCACAAAGAGCGTGCCCACGGCGGTGAAAGTGCAGCCAGCTCCATTGGTGCCGCCGCAAAGCTCACATCTTGGTCCCAGCCAGAGTCAGCATGCTTCGCAGAGTGCCGGCTCAAGCATGGCCGGGCAAGAAGCTGCTGGAGCCCCCAGACCCGCTGGGACGCAGTTTGGTGGTGGGCAGTCGACGTGGCAACCGCCGGACTGGGCAATTGAGCCGCGCCCTGGGGTTTACTATCTTGAGGTGATGAAGGATGGGAATGCCATTGATAGGATTAATCTGGACAAGAAGAGGCATATATTTGGGAGGCAGGTGCCTGCTTGTGAGATTGTCTTGGACCATCAGTCCGTCTCACGCCAACATGCTGCTGTCGTTCCACACAAAAATGGAAG CATCTATGTTATCGATTTAGGATCTGTTCATGGTACATTTGTTGCAAACGAGAGATTAACTAAGGACAGCCCTGTTGAACTTGAAGTTGGACAGTCACTTCGCTTTGCTGCATCAACCAGAGCATATGTTCTACGAAAGAACACCGCTGCTTTTTTTCCCACTCAAAGCCTCCCGTCAGATGTGAGTTTGCCGTCTCCTCCAGACTCTGACGATGAAGATGCCGTTGTTGCATACAATACAATACTTAATCGCTATGGTGTTAGCAAATCAGAAGTGCCATTGAAGAGAAAAAGTTCTTCTGGGGATGCTTCTGCTTCTGCTGTAAATGATGACAACCAGGCAGTCGGTAGACCGTCGAAGAGAAGCAAAAGGCGGAGAGTGTCATTTAGAGATCAAGTTGGTGGAGAGCTTATTCAGGTGGTTGGGATTTCTGATGGTGCAGATGTTGAAACTGAACCAGGTCCAGTTGGTGTGAAGGAAGGCAGTCTTGTTGGGAAGTACGAGTCTCTTGTACAGGTTACTGTCATACCAAAAGGAAAGGAGCAAACTTCATCAAAGGACAGTGCCTCCCACAGTGGGGTAACAGATAAGCTACAACAGATGCTTAACAAAGTTAAAAGCACATCCAGAGGTGGTATGTATGATGACCTTTACGGGGACTCTGTTCCAGCAAAACTGGGCTCATCATGGGCTTATAAATCAGATGGCCAGCCAGAGCAAGTCAAAGTTGTTGATGAAAAGAAGTCTAGCAGGGACGTGGGTGCAAATCcagctgatgatagtgatgatgacttgtTTGGCGACTAG